A genomic window from Lotus japonicus ecotype B-129 chromosome 1, LjGifu_v1.2 includes:
- the LOC130734609 gene encoding protein Asterix, whose amino-acid sequence MSSHGNDPRQPSAAKPYVAPQVAPQDLPIDYAGFIAVLFGVAGVMFRYKLSSWMALIFCAQSIANMRNVENDLKQVMMAMMFSMMGLITNYFGPPRPNKQS is encoded by the exons atgTCATCGCACGGCAACGATCCCCGTCAGCCATCGGCGGCGAAGCCATACGTGGCGCCGCAGGTGGCACCGCAAGACCTTCCGATCGATTACGCTGGTTTCATCGCCGTCTTATTCGGCGTCGCCGGCGTCATGTTCAGG TACAAGTTGAGCTCCTGGATGGCTCTCATCTTCTGCGCGCAATCCATTGCCAACATGAGGAATGTCGAGAATGATCTCAAACAAGTTATGATGGCTATGAT GTTTTCTATGATGGGATTGATTACAAACTACTTTGGACCTCCTAGACCCAACAAACAAAGCTGA